The genome window AGAAAATGAACATAGTGACTGGGCTCCACCAACTATGTAAATCCAGTTGCGTAGTGTTAGAAAGAGTCTACGACacttctatgtgtgtgtttctactaCTGCATCTCATGTGGTGTGTGGAAGCATGCATATtatgcagatgtgtgtgtgtgtgtgtgtgtgtgtgtgtgtgtgtgtgtgtgtgtgtgtgtgtgtgtgtgtgtgtgtgtgtgtgtgtgagtgtgagtgtgagtgtgtgtgtgtgtgtgtgtgtgtgtgtgtgtgtgtgtgtgtgtgtgtgtgtgtgtgtgtgtgtgtgtgtgtgtgtgtgattgatgcACCTCCTTTTTCTTGCCTGTCTGtatgtgggtgttagtgtgtacATATTAGATGTCCAGGGGTCATTGATAGAACTGCTTTCAAGCAGGAGTTGGAGATCTCTGCAGACGGCTGGTTGCCTTCAGGAAAGAATGGAGCTCGTGTTAAGATTTATTACAGAATAGCTTTAAGGGCTTGCTTCCACTGTTTGACTTCTCTAAATCTCTCCCTAATTCTAAATAGTTTCAACTCCCAATAGGCTCAATGATTTGCAACACAAAGCTTCAAACAATGTCATAGTTACATAAGCAAATATGGTAATCAGCTAGTAGAAATCTGCACAGTGTTTTTTCCTTGTCGTGTGCTTTAGCCAAGCAGTGAACATGTAATACATATTTGTGCATCTGAGATTCAGCATGTCTGGATGTCCATGTAGTCTTCTGGGACATCATTGGCAGTATGGCATAGATAGAGGACATGTTGTTGTGCCAGCAGGGAGAGGTTACAGATGGTGAACATTACATAATTGCAGTCCTCTAAGGGTAATTGAAGACGCTGTGGACCAGAGTGTGTATTCAGTCTGAGTGCTGGGTGTGTTTAGCTGTGACTCCACTCCACAGTGGTTTGGGTTGTTGTTGGTTGTTTCCACTGTATCACTGATTGTAGGTCTTTCTCTACGTTATGATGTTGTTTTAGTTTATCACAAATAAGTGCAAGGATCATAAGGCCAGGACTGGACAGTTTGTGCTCTTTCTTCCaccccccccttttctctccctctttctctgtccctctcccctccatctgtccccctccatttctcccctccctctccctccatctccaccaCCGAGGGTTCTCTGGATCATCATCTTGATGACCAACACCCCCTGAGAGTATTTACTcattcctgacatttactccCATCCTCATGACAGACACAAACCGAGCCTCCATGTCCCGTCTCCAAATGAGAAGCTTCTATGCacatctcccacaaatgacaccTTTGATGTCTGCTCTAACCATCGCGTTTCTCCCACATTCATTCCTGAGAGTTGAAGGCAATTAGTCTCTtatgctcctcctcctcctttctttcttcctctccctctgatgTCTCACAGAAACCTCTCTCActtgtctctcactctcttgaaTTCGTCTCACTATTTTTTTGCATTCAGATCAACTGCGTCACCTTCCCGCTGCCCAGTGTGACGCCAGATCAGCCAGAGCAGCAGCTACTGAAGCCCAATGAGTGGAGCTACTGTGACTACTTCTGGGTAAGATAGCGCCTGACACCTCTAAACCACTATCCAGCTCATAGAATAAGATCCCTACTTCCTATGTTTATAGGAATCTCAGCCCTGTTACATATGACTTTGAATCCAATAGGGTAGATTTTGTCTGTCATATTAACGCCAACTCATGTGTCTACAAACATGATTGTAACAGAAGCCTCTTTTCACTGAACTGTGATTTGGATGGTTGTTCTTGATCCACTGAGTCATGTTCTCAGTGGCTGTCTGTATTTCTGTGGCATAATAGGCTCCACTCAGCCAAAGCTCAAGCCCATTGTGTGAAATGAATCTGTCACCTCTGGTTCACGTGGGGCTACCACATCACTCCCTGTCCTATCCACATCCTGTTTCACATAGTGGGATGTGCTGCTCCTTGTTCAAcccttagacacacacacacacacacacacacacacacacacacacacacacacacacacacacacacacacacacagacagacacacagacacacacacacacagacacacacacacacacacacacacacacacacacacacactcataactcACAGGCAAATGACGAACACACCCATGTGCGCATGCACGCCTTGACACATAAATTTGTAGTTCTCTGACTCAtacactcatccacacacacacactcccaaacACCCctcaccactcacacacactcaatgtCATTTTCTCCATGAAATGAAGTCTGTGGCTGTATTGGTCTGCGTGTGTGATTGAtgctccatcctctccctcagaCTGACAAGAAGGACCCCCAGGGGACCCCCTCTGTGGGCGGCTTTGAGGTGCTGCTGCAGAAACAGCTCAAGGGCAAACAGATGCAGAAAGAGATGGCTGAGTTCGTCCGGGAGAGGTAACACAACGTAGTCAGCTTGGAAGGGGTCAGTGGTactgtgtattttgtgtgttgGGAAATGTTATTGATTCTCTTTATCGTATCTTTTTGATCGTAATCTTATTTGGACTGTTTGTCGTGTCTTATCAGGGTGAAACAGGGTTCTCTTGTCTTTATCATTATGTTATTGTAGAGCATGAGTTATTTTGTCCTTGACAACTTGGCTCCACTCTATAGAATCTATTCATATATTTACATTAtatttatttagcagacgctcttctccagTGAGCCttgcaggagcaattagggttaagtgccttgctcaagggcacatcgacagatttttcacctagtcgactTGGggactggcccaacactcttgaCCGCCAGGCTAGCAGGTATATCATCCCCATGCACATTTGAATTCAGATAAATGCGTTGTACCGTACTAGATTTATAACGTTAAGTTGTAGACGTACATAAAGTGGACATCCTAAACATATGCTTTCATAGGCTTCAGCGTAGCAAGAGGCCCCATTTTGCACCCACAACAAAAGTTCCCATTGACTCAATAGACTTGAGAATTAAGTGGACTTTCACTTTTTCCCCTGACTGTATTCACACTTCATTGGTTCAGTGAGACAGCTGACCTGATGTCAGATTCTGGCCATATCCATTTATTTGGAATGGCCTTAGTGACCTCCCGTAGAGGACAGGTTTACTCAGATGTGTATGGTTAATGGGTATTTGTGGGATAATTGAATGTCACAGAAATATGGCTGGCCTTTCTGAGTTGCCCTCAGGGTGGCAATGAGTAAATAGCCTCACATCATTCCCATCTCTGGCCTTTCCACAGGAAAGTGCATTAACTCATATCCAGGCTGTTGTTACAGGATATTGTTTGATATCTTCTCAGCACAGAATAATAGGCTTCTGCCTTTGAACATCATAGTGGCCACAGTGCCACTATGTCTTTGGGTGTCGGTGATATACTGGAGGACAGTGTTTCCATGCCCCAATGCTCCTCTGAAACTCTGTcagctttaaaaaaatatatcctcTATTGGTCTTCCCTGGAGTCCCATACTTTCGAGCCCCATGGCTGTCTTTGTCTATCGCAGGATAAAGATTGAAGATGAATACTCTAAGAACCTCTCCAAGCTCTCCCAGAGCCCCTTGGCTGCTCAGGAGGAGGGGTGAGTGAGTTAACAGAATAGATTTCTATTCGTTCTATATTCTTCACCATATACCTGTTTGCTACTTGGGTGTTTTCCCATCCGTTCTATCCAGTTTGGTTGATGTCTCTTGTTTGATCCCATTCCAGAACCCTTGGGGAAGCTTGGGCCCAGCTGAAGAGGAGTTGTCATGACGAGGCTGAAGTCCACCTCAAGTTCTCCAACAAGGTAGCCTACTGTCTTGCTCTAAGATACTGTGGATGTTATAGATTGCATGTACTGTAACAGACCAAGAAAATTCTAAAATCTCGATGTGAACCGACAGAAGTGGACAACATCCTTGCTTCACTCATACCCTCAATAACATTATAAGATGTATTTTCTATGAGCCCTTAGAGAAGGCTTAGTTGGCAATCAGTTTATTTATGTGTTCCTTTGGTCAATCCAAGGTCTCTATGGCCACGTCCTGGGGTGTTTGTTTACCTCACCCTGCTCTGACATGGGCAAAGAACAAAGAGGGGGGGAGCTTACAGCAGCAATTACCAGTGAAGAAAAAAATTCTACTGGGTCTTAAGAATGCTTAAAATAAAGCAGAGGCTTTATATAGCCTCCATTGTCTGACTAATTAGTGGTGTCTTCTGATGAGCTCCAGGCTGCGGACATGCAGCACGCCATGATCCCCTCTCCTCTGAGCTCGGAGACACCCCGGCTGATGGGATGGGGTTAGGTAACGTGTGGAAGAGTGAGAAATCCTCTTGAAAATATAGTGGCCTAAGGGCACTTTTCATGACTATTTGTATCCATGCTTTATGCAGCTAGGTCACATATATCCTGTATAGGCCTACCAGGACTCTAAATCGGTGTATTTATATAGTAGTTAGATAGGCAGGTACAGTGTAGTTACACATGATTACATATCAATTACAACTGTAATAACTGTACCTCTTCAGCTCCAGTGTGAGGTGGAGAAGCCCCTGCTGACATTCAGAGACAACTTCAAGAAGGAGTTGAAGAAGTACGATCACCACATCATAGACCTCAGGAAGCAGCTAGCCAGCCGCTATGCAGGCGTGGAGAAGGTATGGACCATTCTAAACCAAAGCATCCTATAATCCTTGTCCTACAATTCAGGTTTTCCCAGAGAAGCTTTAAATGATCCAAAGTGTATGTCAGAAGAAGTGGTTTAGGGATGATCTGACTACACCACAGCATTATTCTGTTGGACTATGGAAACCATTCAACCTATTATAAGATGAACTGTTTTTTTGCTCAGGAAAAACCTGTTGCTTTTTGTCGCCTATCTTTCTCCCCATCGTAATCATATAGACTAGATTAATCAATCGATTGACTTCATACGATCATAACGTCCTGTTCGTTTTATTTTAGTTGGCATCCATTAAACACAGGAGATTTTGTGGGTTTACGGTCCGTGCCTGCCAAGTGCTGTGTTTACATTTCCAACAGTGTTACATCATGACATTGGAGAATTGCCTCAACAGACGAAGATGAAGGAAGATCCTGTGATGTGAAATAAGAATAGATTAAGGGATGAGGCCGGGATTTGAGTGGGGAAATAGGTAGCCGACATGAAAGGGCTGCAATGACTGTGGTAATAGCTGTAGGTTCAGTAGATCTGGGGATTAGCATGAAATTACTCATATTGTTTCTGTATTCACACTGCTGCTTGGGTTGCTGTAGGCCCGTAAAGCCCTGGCAGACCGGCAGAAAGATCTGGAGGTGAAGACCCAGCAGCTGGACATCAAGCACATGAACAAACACGAGGAGGACATCAAGAAGGCCCGGCGGAAATCCACACAAGCAGGTCAGGGGTTAAACACacagtgtatgtgtatgtgtatgtgtatgtgtatgtgtatgtgtatgtgtatgtgtatgtgtatgtgtatgtgtatgtgtatgtgtatgtgtatgtgtatgtgtatgtgtatgtgtagagCAGCCGCACGTCACAGTTCCATAAAACACCAGCATAGCGGTGCCGATTCTacccccagagaggagagaacatgcACCCAAAGCATGCTGCATTCTCAGGTGTGCTTTTTATTAACTTACCACAGTGTACTTCTAAAGGCGACAAATTGCCTCCTTTCAAATCTGAGCCGTTCAATTCACCCACAGCTGTGTTTCTTGATAAATCAGCCCTGTATCGCTGAGCAGCCACTTTTATTTTGCGTTAGCCGCTTTTGAGGCCACTCTTGCGTTGCACGCAAATTGCCTAACCTTGTGATGTTGTGCTGCCATTGTGTAAAGTTGTGGTGGTGTTTTCATCAGCAGCAAGAGGCATAGCCGACAGAGTGAGAACTCTGTTGAGGGAAGCACCCCCTGGCACAACACCAGAAAACATTGCAAAAGAGAGCCAGTAGTATTTCAACATGGAAACAAGTTTAATGATCTATTTTTGTGGTGGGATAATAAGTCG of Salmo trutta chromosome 1, fSalTru1.1, whole genome shotgun sequence contains these proteins:
- the LOC115202767 gene encoding growth arrest-specific protein 7 isoform X1, yielding MMEAASFDTEESFDVDDASCLSQQNPGNNSPAKRQNKEIKETKITINCVTFPLPSVTPDQPEQQLLKPNEWSYCDYFWTDKKDPQGTPSVGGFEVLLQKQLKGKQMQKEMAEFVRERIKIEDEYSKNLSKLSQSPLAAQEEGTLGEAWAQLKRSCHDEAEVHLKFSNKLQCEVEKPLLTFRDNFKKELKKYDHHIIDLRKQLASRYAGVEKARKALADRQKDLEVKTQQLDIKHMNKHEEDIKKARRKSTQAGDDLMHNVDLYNRAQSKWFEEMVTTSLELERLEVERVEMIRQNLRQYTTLRHETDMFNQSTVEPVDQLLQSVDPAKDRELWVQEHKTGELRPVDMDI
- the LOC115202767 gene encoding growth arrest-specific protein 7 isoform X2, with translation MFRRRKNPGNNSPAKRQNKEIKETKITINCVTFPLPSVTPDQPEQQLLKPNEWSYCDYFWTDKKDPQGTPSVGGFEVLLQKQLKGKQMQKEMAEFVRERIKIEDEYSKNLSKLSQSPLAAQEEGTLGEAWAQLKRSCHDEAEVHLKFSNKLQCEVEKPLLTFRDNFKKELKKYDHHIIDLRKQLASRYAGVEKARKALADRQKDLEVKTQQLDIKHMNKHEEDIKKARRKSTQAGDDLMHNVDLYNRAQSKWFEEMVTTSLELERLEVERVEMIRQNLRQYTTLRHETDMFNQSTVEPVDQLLQSVDPAKDRELWVQEHKTGELRPVDMDI